The following DNA comes from Microbacterium foliorum.
GATGCGGCGAACGCACGCTCCGTCGTCGCCCGCCTCAGCGCCGCCGAGGTGTCGCTCGACGGCGAATCGCTGTCGCTGGCCGTGCCGGACGGCGACCGACTGCTGCCTGTGATCGTGCGCGAGCTGGATGCCGCCGGCATCCTCGTCCGTCGGGCGACCGGCGTGCCGCCCACGCTCGACGACGTGTTCCTCGCGCTCACCGGGCGCACCCTGCGCGAAGCGGGCGAGGGCAGCGCCGATGCACCCGAATCCGGCGCCGAGACGGGTGTCGAGAACGACAAGACAGGAGTCCTCTCATGACCACCACGACCGACACCCTCGTGCGCGCGAACCTCGTGCGCGACACGAAGAACGTGCTGACCCGCGAGCTCAAGCCAGTGCTGCGCGACCCGTTCACGCTGATCTTCAGCCTGCTGCAGCCGCTCGTGTTCCTGGGCCTGTTCGCGCCGCTGCTGATCGGCGGCTCCGGTCAGCCGGCCGGAGAGACCCTCGCCTGGTTCGTGCCCGGCGTGCTCGTCATGATCGTGCTGTTCGGCACCGGGGCCACCGGCTCGAACCTGCAGTACGAGATGATGACCGGCTCGCACGAGCGCACGCTGGTCGCACCGCTCGCCCGCTCGTCGCTGCTCGTCGGTCGCGCACTCAAGGAGATCGCGCCGATCGTGGTGCAGGCGCTGATCATCGTGCTGATCGCGTGGCCGTTCGGCTTCGCGATCAACGTGCCTGGACTGCTCATCGGGCTCGCGCTGCTCGCGGTCTTCGGCGTGGGCCTCGGCTCGCTGTCGTACTCGCTGGCGCTCGCTACGAAGGACCGCGAGTGGTTGTTCTGGGGAGTGCAGCAGTCGCTGATCTTCCCGCTGCTGATCCTCTCGGGCATGCTGCTGCCGCTCGACGACGGGCCCGACTGGATGCGGGCGGTCGCGTCGGTCAACCCGGTCAACTGGGTCGTGCAGGCCGAACGGGCGCTGTTCGCCGGAGACCTCGGCGACCCGACAGTGCTGTGGGGCTGGGTCTCGGCTCTCGCCGTCGCGGTCGTCGGACTCGTGGTGGGAGTGCGGGCGATCCGTCGCAGCAGCTGATGCGGCAGCGGCTCGATCCGGCGTGATCAGCGCCGGATCGAGTCGTGGAACGGGTTCGGCTCGAGCGTGAAGTCGGTGGTCGCGTCAGCCCAGGTG
Coding sequences within:
- a CDS encoding ABC transporter permease; the encoded protein is MTTTTDTLVRANLVRDTKNVLTRELKPVLRDPFTLIFSLLQPLVFLGLFAPLLIGGSGQPAGETLAWFVPGVLVMIVLFGTGATGSNLQYEMMTGSHERTLVAPLARSSLLVGRALKEIAPIVVQALIIVLIAWPFGFAINVPGLLIGLALLAVFGVGLGSLSYSLALATKDREWLFWGVQQSLIFPLLILSGMLLPLDDGPDWMRAVASVNPVNWVVQAERALFAGDLGDPTVLWGWVSALAVAVVGLVVGVRAIRRSS